In Mauremys reevesii isolate NIE-2019 linkage group 8, ASM1616193v1, whole genome shotgun sequence, a single genomic region encodes these proteins:
- the PCYOX1L gene encoding prenylcysteine oxidase-like isoform X2 has protein sequence MMAEPQPLPCAMRLLSAIAMGVLLAGPSSAAAGDAPPGKIAVVGAGIGGSAVAYFLQQHFGPQVQLDVYEKGSEGGRLATIIVNKQQYECGGASIHSLSLHMQDFVKLLGLKHRREVAGKSAIFSGEQFVLEETDWYLLNLFRLWWHYGISFLRLQMWVEEVMEKFMSIYKYQAHGYAFSNLEELLRSLGGETFINMTQRSVAESLLEVGVTQRFIDDVIAAVLRSSYGQSVLVPAFAGAMSLAGAQGNTWAVEGGNKLVCSGLLKLTKANVIQARVTDVSLHSSDGKALYQVRYEDDEGQGSAFYDMVVIATPLHSGRSNITFENFDPPITDFPGSFHPTITSVVHGYLNSSYFGFPDPKLFPFASVLTTDSPDLFFKAMDNICPVNISGAFRRKQPQEAAIWRVLSQQPLDKQQLKTLFRSYYSVQVTEWQAYPHYDSTKSIPPIILHDNLFYLNGVEWVASSMEMAAVAAKNVALLAYNRWYQDLEKIDQKDLMHKVKTEL, from the exons ATGATGGCTGAGCCGCAGCCGCTGCCCTGTGCAATGCGGCTCCTTTCAGCTATCGCTATGGGGGTGCTGCTGGCAGGTCCCTCCTCAGCTGCAGCAGGGGATGCCCCGCCTGGCAAAATAG CCGTAGTGGGTGCCGGGATAGGTGGCTCAGCAGTGGCCTACTTCCTGCAGCAGCACTTTGGACCACAGGTGCAGCTGGACGTATACGAGAAGGGCAGTGAGGGGGGCCGACTGGCCACCATCATCGTCAACAAGCAGCAGTACGAATGCGGTGGCGCCTCTATCCACTCACTCAGCCTGCACATGCAGGACTTCGTCAAGCTCCTGG GCCTGAAGCACCGACGAGAGGTGGCAGGGAAGAGCGCCATCTTCAGTGGGGAGCAGTTTGTCCTGGAGGAGACGGACTGGTACCTGCTGAACCTCTTCCGGCTCTGGTGGCACTATGGAATCAGCTTCCTGCGCCTGCAGATGTGGGTGGAGGAGGTGATGGAGAAGTTCATGAG CATCTATAAGTACCAGGCACATGGCTATGCCTTCTCCAACCTGGAGGAGCTCCTGCGCTCGCTGGGTGGCGAAACCTTCATCAACATGACGCAGCGCTCTGTGGCCGAGTCCCTGCTGGAGGTGGGCGTCACGCAGCGCTTCATCGACGACGTCATCGCAGCCGTCCTGCGCTCCAGCTACGGCCAGTCAGTGCTCGTGCCCGCCTTCGCAG GGGCCATGTCactggcaggggctcagggcaatacGTGGGCTGTGGAAGGTGGCAACAAGCTGGTGTGTTCGGGTTTGCTGAAGCTAACTAAAGCCAACGTGATCCAGGCCAGGGTGACTGATGTCTCTCTGCACAGCTCAG ACGGGAAAGCCCTGTACCAGGTGCGCTACGAGGATGATGAAGGCCAAGGCTCGGCCTTTTACGACATGGTGGTTATCGCCACCCCACTGCATTCTGGCAGGAGCAACATCACCTTTGAGAACTTTGACCCCCCCATCACTGACTTCCCAGGCtccttccatcccaccatcacCTCCGTCGTCCATGGTTACCTCAACTCCTCCTACTTCGGCTTCCCTGACCCCAAGCTCTTCCCCTTCGCTAGCGTCCTCACCACTGACTCCCCCGACCTCTTCTTCAAAGCTATGGACAACATCTGCCCCGTCAACATCTCAGGTGCCTTCCGGCGCAAGCAGCCCCAGGAGGCTGCCATCTGGCGGGTCctctcccagcagcccctggaCAAGCAACAGCTGAAGACCCTCTTCCGCTCCTACTATTCAGTCCAGGTGACAGAATGGCAGGCTTATCCCCACTATGACTCCACCAAGAGCATCCCGCCCATCATCCTGCACGACAACCTCTTCTACCTCAACGGTGTGGAGTGGGTGGCCAGCTCCATGGAAATGGCTGCCGTGGCAGCTAAGAACGTGGCGCTCCTGGCATACAACCGGTGGTACCAGGACCTGGAGAAGATTGACCAGAAGGACTTGATGCACAAGGTGAAGACTGAACTGTGA
- the PCYOX1L gene encoding prenylcysteine oxidase-like isoform X1 yields MAPCPQVAQCRIRATGAASCSPPSSMMAEPQPLPCAMRLLSAIAMGVLLAGPSSAAAGDAPPGKIAVVGAGIGGSAVAYFLQQHFGPQVQLDVYEKGSEGGRLATIIVNKQQYECGGASIHSLSLHMQDFVKLLGLKHRREVAGKSAIFSGEQFVLEETDWYLLNLFRLWWHYGISFLRLQMWVEEVMEKFMSIYKYQAHGYAFSNLEELLRSLGGETFINMTQRSVAESLLEVGVTQRFIDDVIAAVLRSSYGQSVLVPAFAGAMSLAGAQGNTWAVEGGNKLVCSGLLKLTKANVIQARVTDVSLHSSDGKALYQVRYEDDEGQGSAFYDMVVIATPLHSGRSNITFENFDPPITDFPGSFHPTITSVVHGYLNSSYFGFPDPKLFPFASVLTTDSPDLFFKAMDNICPVNISGAFRRKQPQEAAIWRVLSQQPLDKQQLKTLFRSYYSVQVTEWQAYPHYDSTKSIPPIILHDNLFYLNGVEWVASSMEMAAVAAKNVALLAYNRWYQDLEKIDQKDLMHKVKTEL; encoded by the exons ATGGCCCCGTGTCCACAGGTagctcagtgcaggatcagggccacag GTGcagcctcctgctcccctccatccTCCATGATGGCTGAGCCGCAGCCGCTGCCCTGTGCAATGCGGCTCCTTTCAGCTATCGCTATGGGGGTGCTGCTGGCAGGTCCCTCCTCAGCTGCAGCAGGGGATGCCCCGCCTGGCAAAATAG CCGTAGTGGGTGCCGGGATAGGTGGCTCAGCAGTGGCCTACTTCCTGCAGCAGCACTTTGGACCACAGGTGCAGCTGGACGTATACGAGAAGGGCAGTGAGGGGGGCCGACTGGCCACCATCATCGTCAACAAGCAGCAGTACGAATGCGGTGGCGCCTCTATCCACTCACTCAGCCTGCACATGCAGGACTTCGTCAAGCTCCTGG GCCTGAAGCACCGACGAGAGGTGGCAGGGAAGAGCGCCATCTTCAGTGGGGAGCAGTTTGTCCTGGAGGAGACGGACTGGTACCTGCTGAACCTCTTCCGGCTCTGGTGGCACTATGGAATCAGCTTCCTGCGCCTGCAGATGTGGGTGGAGGAGGTGATGGAGAAGTTCATGAG CATCTATAAGTACCAGGCACATGGCTATGCCTTCTCCAACCTGGAGGAGCTCCTGCGCTCGCTGGGTGGCGAAACCTTCATCAACATGACGCAGCGCTCTGTGGCCGAGTCCCTGCTGGAGGTGGGCGTCACGCAGCGCTTCATCGACGACGTCATCGCAGCCGTCCTGCGCTCCAGCTACGGCCAGTCAGTGCTCGTGCCCGCCTTCGCAG GGGCCATGTCactggcaggggctcagggcaatacGTGGGCTGTGGAAGGTGGCAACAAGCTGGTGTGTTCGGGTTTGCTGAAGCTAACTAAAGCCAACGTGATCCAGGCCAGGGTGACTGATGTCTCTCTGCACAGCTCAG ACGGGAAAGCCCTGTACCAGGTGCGCTACGAGGATGATGAAGGCCAAGGCTCGGCCTTTTACGACATGGTGGTTATCGCCACCCCACTGCATTCTGGCAGGAGCAACATCACCTTTGAGAACTTTGACCCCCCCATCACTGACTTCCCAGGCtccttccatcccaccatcacCTCCGTCGTCCATGGTTACCTCAACTCCTCCTACTTCGGCTTCCCTGACCCCAAGCTCTTCCCCTTCGCTAGCGTCCTCACCACTGACTCCCCCGACCTCTTCTTCAAAGCTATGGACAACATCTGCCCCGTCAACATCTCAGGTGCCTTCCGGCGCAAGCAGCCCCAGGAGGCTGCCATCTGGCGGGTCctctcccagcagcccctggaCAAGCAACAGCTGAAGACCCTCTTCCGCTCCTACTATTCAGTCCAGGTGACAGAATGGCAGGCTTATCCCCACTATGACTCCACCAAGAGCATCCCGCCCATCATCCTGCACGACAACCTCTTCTACCTCAACGGTGTGGAGTGGGTGGCCAGCTCCATGGAAATGGCTGCCGTGGCAGCTAAGAACGTGGCGCTCCTGGCATACAACCGGTGGTACCAGGACCTGGAGAAGATTGACCAGAAGGACTTGATGCACAAGGTGAAGACTGAACTGTGA